One genomic segment of Stigmatopora argus isolate UIUO_Sarg chromosome 18, RoL_Sarg_1.0, whole genome shotgun sequence includes these proteins:
- the pdk2a gene encoding pyruvate dehydrogenase (acetyl-transferring) kinase isozyme 2, mitochondrial: MKFVRCIMKNAALASVPKHIEHFSKFSPSPLSMKQFLDFGSINACEKTSFAFLRQELPVRLSNIMKEINLLPDKLLTTPSVQTVQGWYIQSLMEILDFLHKNPDDHRVLGEFVDSLVTIRNRHNDVVPTMAQGVMEYKEVFPQDAVTNQNIQYFLDRFYMSRISIRMLINQHTLIFDGTTNPVHPNTIGSIDSRCQVGDVVQDAFHSAKMLCEQYYLRSPPLILQELNSKKMGQAIDIVYVPSHLYHMLFELFKNAMRATIETHENRDLPPIQALVSLGGEDMSIKVSDKGGGVPFRRLDNLFSYMYSTAPAPQIGEYARPPLAGFGYGLPISRLYAKYFQGDLQLYSMEGHGTDAVIYLKALSTDSIERLPVYNKTALRNYKVSQEADDWCIPSREPLDLRNFKVAK; this comes from the exons ATGAAGTTCGTTCGTTGTATCATGAAAAACGCCGCATTGGCGAGCGTTCCTAAACATATCGAGCACTTTTCTAAATTCTCCCCTTCGCCGCTGTCCATGAAGCAGTTCCTCGACTTCG GGTCCATCAATGCTTGCGAGAAAACGTCGTTCGCTTTCCTGAGACAAGAGCTGCCGGTGCGGTTGTCCAACATCATGAAGGAGATTAACCTGCTGCCCGATAAACTACTCACGACGCCCTCGGTGCAAACCGTCCAAGGATG gtATATCCAAAGTTTAATGGAAATCCTGGACTTTCTCCACAAGAACCCGGATGACCACAGAGTCCTTGGAGA GTTCGTGGACTCTCTGGTGACCATCCGGAACCGGCACAACGACGTCGTACCCACCATGGCGCAGGGCGTCATGGAGTACAAGGAAGTCTTCCCGCAGGACGCCGTCACCAACCAGAACATCCAGTACTTCCTGGACCGCTTCTACATGAGCCGTATCTCCATCCGTATGCTCATCAACCAACACA CGCTCATTTTCGACGGAACGACCAACCCGGTGCACCCTAACACCATCGGCAGCATCGACTCACGTTGCCAGGTGGGCGACGTGGTGCAAG ATGCCTTCCATAGCGCTAAGATGCTTTGTGAACAGTACTACCTGCGCTCGCCTCCTCTTATTCTACAAGAATTGAAca GCAAGAAGATGGGACAGGCTATCGACATCGTCTATGTGCCCTCGCACTTGTACCACATGCTCTTTGAGCTTTTTAAG AACGCCATGAGAGCCACCATTGAGACCCACGAGAACAGAGATCTGCCACCTATTCAGGCCTTGGTTTCTCTTGGAGGAGAGGACATGTCTATTAAG GTGAGCGACAAGGGTGGCGGCGTACCCTTCCGCCGGCTCGACAACCTATTCAGCTACATGTACTCCACCGCGCCGGCGCCGCAGATTGGAGAATATGCCCGGCCGCCGCTG GCCGGTTTTGGTTACGGGCTTCCCATCTCGCGACTCTACGCCAAGTACTTCCAGGGGGATCTGCAGCTCTACTCCATGGAGGGCCACGGAACCGACGCGGTCATCTACTTGAAG GCGCTGTCGACCGACTCTATCGAGAGGCTCCCCGTGTACAACAAAACGGCACTGAGGAACTATAAAGTAAGCCAGGAAGCGGACGACTGGTGCATCCCCAGCAGAGAACCTCTGGACCTGAGAAACTTCAAAGTGGCCAAGTGA